A stretch of DNA from Gimesia chilikensis:
CAACATCGAAGGCGAATTCGTCGGTATCGGTATCGAAATGAAAGCCGAGATTGGCGAAGGCATGCTGTTGATCAACGTATTGCCCGAGAGTCCTGCAGAAAACGCAGGCGTGCTGGCAGGCGATCATATTGTGAGCATCGATGGCACCGACTGTCGTCACATGACGACCGATGCGGCAGCCAATCTGCTGCGTGGCACCTCCGGCAGCCAGGTCGTTCTGGAACTGGAAAGTCCCAAAACAGAACAGGTTCGAACGGCCCGCGTGACTCGCAAGGCGGTTCAGGTTCGCAGTTTTCCGATCGTGAAGATAATCGATCAGGAAAATGGAATCGGCTACATCAAAATGACCGGTTTCCAGAAAACCTCAGCAGCAGAACTCGACGCTGCCCTGCAGAAACTGCACGGCGAAGGCATGCGGGCTCTGATCTGGGACGTGCGTGGTAACCCGGGTGGTCTGCTCTCTGCGGCTGTAGAAGTGCTGGATCGATTCATCGATGAAGGCAAACTGGTTTCCACCAAAGGTCGCGTCTCCGATCAGAACTGGAGCTACACCGCTCACCGTCCTGGTACCTGGAAGATTCCGCTGGTATTGCTGGTGGATGAAAACAGTGCGAGTGCCAGTGAAATTGTGGCGGGAGCACTCACCGATCATCGTCGGGCGACCGTGGTGGGTCGCAAGACTTACGGTAAGTGGTCGGTCCAGAGTATCTTTCCGATCCGCGGATCTACGGGATTGCGTCTGACGACTGCCAAATTCTATTCGCCTCACGGAAACACATATGGTAAGATCGGGATCAAACCCGGAATCACGGTTGAGAAAGATGAACTGCGGACGGCCATGTATGGGGCGTCACAGGAACAGAAACTGGCAGCAGATTCTGATATCAAACGTGGCTTACAAATTCTGCAAAGGCAATATGCTGTAACACCATGATGGATGAACGTGCCGCCTGGCTGACCCAGGGAAAAGGAATTACTCCCAGCCTCCGCTGGTCATTTTCCACCGAAGCGCCACTCCTGGCGCTCGACCTGGCACGTGAAACAGGAGAAATACTGGCCGCCGATATTTCCGGCGGCCTTTATTTATTGGATCGGCAGGGTCAGTTCCTGCATCTGAACCGCGGGATCAGGGATGTGCAGCTGGTACACTGGAGCGATCACGGCAAGCGGGGGGCCGCGATCTACTCCGATAATAATATCTGCTGTTTCGATCGCGATCTGAACGTGACCTGGGCGATCTCCTTCTCCGTGGAATGCCTGGCGATTGCCATGGATTCCTACGGCGATTATGTCGCCGTCAGTCTGGCCAGCGGGAAAACGATTCTGATCGATTCCCAGAAAAAGAAGGTGGCCAGCTTTGAGACGATGAAGCCGCTGAGTTACCTCGAATTTCAGATGACCGAACCCCGGCTGATGGGGGCGGCCGAGAACGGCCTGGTCTGCTGTTACGATCTTGAAGGCAACTGTCTCTGGACGGAGAAGCACTGGTCGAACTGCGGTGGGCTGGCGATGTCGGGCGATGGTCAGCGGATCTACCTGGCGGGATTCAATTACGGTATTCTGATCTTCGATCATGAAGGCGATTCCGCGGGAACGCTGGTATTCGAGGGGACGCCGAAGGTTCTTGCCTGTGATTTTCAGGGGAACCGGATCGTCACCGCGACCATTGAACAGGAATTGTACTGGCTCAACCAGGAGGGCAAACTGCTGTGGGGCGGGATTATTCCTGATGAAGCGATCGAGGTCGCCTGCGACCCGTTCGGACAGTGGTGCGTCTGCGGTGCTAAATCAGGGCTGGTACAGTGTCTGGACTGGAGCGACTCACTTTAAATGTGTTTGTGTGGGGGGCGGTGCAAACATGTGATGATGTGCACTAACCCGATTTCTAGGCAGGATCGTAGAAAAGGGCCAAGGTCTATTTTGACTCTCCCCTTGCAAATGCTTATTATATAAGCTCTTCCTGCAACACATTTATTGCGTCTCACTTTCAGTTCCTGTTGATTCACACTTTCTCTCACACTGGCGACATGCGTTACTAACACCGGCGAATCAGATCATTTCTGGGGCAGGCGATGGCCAAGCGGAATAAAGATACTCCTGAAAAGAAAAAACGCCAGTCCGCGCGCGTGCCCAAGCTGGATTCGCTGGGGAAATACCTGATCGAGAAAGAGATTGGTGCCGGCGGCATGGGGGCTGTCTTTCTCGCCCGTGACACAACGCTGAATCGACTGGCGGCTCTTAAAATTCTGCCCCGCGACAAGGCGGAAAACCCGGTTCTGGTCAAACGATTCAAGGCTGAGGGACAGGCGGCTGCTCACCTGCGGCATGAGAATATCGTCTCCGTCTACGATGCTGGCGAAGAAGACGGATATCTCTACATTGCCCTCGAGTATGTCGAAGGGACCGACCTGCATAACATGATCAGCAAGCGGACGCGACTACCTGTTCGGCGTTCGCTGGAGATTATCACGCAGGTGACGGAAGCCCTCGCGCATGCCTATCAGCAGGGAATCGTCCACCGTGATATCAAGCCGGCCAACATCCTGATTCGCCAGGATGGGGTCGTCAAGCTGACCGACCTGGGGCTGGCCCGTTCAATTGATGACAACACCGAAACCAGCATTACAAGGGCCGGTACGACGGTGGGAACGGTCGACTATATGGCTCCCGAACAGGCACGTGACAGTAAAGCGGCTGATATTCGCAGCGATATCTATTCGCTGGGCTGCACCTGGTATCACATGCTGACCGGACGGGCCCCCTTCTCCGAGGGAAGTCTGACTAATAAACTGGCCGCACATGCTACCACTCCCCCGCCCGACCCGCGGGAATTGAATGAACGCGTGCCCGAAGGGATCGTGGCGATCATTCACCGGATGATGGCCAAGTCCAAGAACGACCGCTACCAGACGCCGGAAGAACTGCTGGAAGATCTGAAGGACCCAAATCTGAAGCGTTCCAATGTCGACAATAATGTGCTGGAAGCACTAGCCTCAGATGAGTCGGATGGGGAACAGCCGACGCGTGAAGTCGATATTATTCTCCCGGCTGACAGCAGCGACTTTCAGATCAATCAGTTCATTCCCGATTACAACAGCCAGCCGGATGAGGACGATGACGATCACGCAGATGGCGGGAACCGTCTGAGTACCAGCTTTGATCTGCAGCAACTGGCGGGAGAAGTGGAACTGGAGTCTGAAGTCACGGTGCCCGGGCTGAAGCGTTCCCCCAAGTCGACGCCTGAGAAGAAAAACGAGAAGAAAGCATCCCGCTCGAAATCGGGACCACAAAAAACAGTCGACCGTTCACGTACCCGGCAGCCGGTTGACGAACCGGAAGAAGGCTCCGTGATCTCCGATTCCGCGATGAAGACGCGGAAGGCGAACCGTACGCGCAAAAGTGAGCCGGACTCATCACAGGGTAAGCGGAGCCGACCTGCTGCAGCGGGCAAAAAACCGTCACGGCCCCAACCGACGAAACGCAGCAGCGGGGCCCGTAAATCGGTCCGGGAAACGTCGCCTGTCATGAACGGCGACGCCGATGCGAACGAGAGTGAGATTTCTTTCGACTACCGGCAGATTGGTCTGGTGCTGGGGGGGTTACTGCTGGTCATCATATTGATCTGGTGGGCTGTGAGCAGTATGGGGTCTGGTTCCGCACCGCAACAGGGACCGGGCAGTAATCCATTCGATCCGAATGCCGAGGCACCCGCGCCGGCCGAAAACACTGCGGTCGCCGCTGCGGATGAGCCAAAAGCTGATGCGGAAGCGGAAAAGGAAACGGAACAGACCAGTACCGAAGTCACAAAAACAGAGGAAAAGCCTGCTGGTTCCCAGTGGGAAGAGGTGGCTGTGCGGGGGCAGGAAAAACAGTTTCTACCCTCTTGGGGGAAAGGTTTTTCGGCACTAACGGGGGCAAATGCCAGCCAGCCGGAATCTCAGCTGACCCTGCTCAAAGTCGCCCATGGATCTTCGGCGCAGGGAATCTATTCCAGCTTGGATGACGCTTTGGCGGAGGTGGCCAACCGTGGGGCTGTTATTCGTCTGTACGGTCCCGGTCCATTCTCAATGAGTCCTCAGCGACTCGCGGGGATTTCGCAATTGATCATCATGGCTGCGGATTCCAGCGAGAAACAGCCGACCGTGATCCTGACTCCGGAGGGCGGTTCTGATTCGCAGACGATCTCTGATTACCTGAGTTTTTCCGGGGGGCTGCTGCGGTTACAGGGAATTCATTTCCTGTGTGACGCGGGCCGTCTGACTGGCAACGGCGACTGTAATCTGCTGGCTCTGAACCAGAGCGACCTGACCGTTCAGGAATGTTCCTTTTCACTGACAGGAACCGGGACACGTGAGTTTCGTCTGATCAATTCTACCGGAGTTCCCCGCACCGAGACCGATCGGCCCGAGGGGGAGTCGCGGATTCTGCTGGAGAATTGTGTCGTTACCGGCAGAAAGCTGGAAGTGGTGCGCGTGGATCAGCCCTACTCCGATGTGATGGTTTCCAACTGTTATTTTTCTGTGACCGAGGCTCCCTGCCTGGAGCTGGCGGCGTTGAATCCGAATCTGAACATCAGCAGTGTGCTGCAGGCGCGGAAGGTCCCCCGCACGCTGCGTGTGTTTTCCAGTACGCTCGTCTCTGATCAATCAATCTTTGAACTGATCGGGCCGGTGGCAAAACAGGCCCCACCTGCTGCCGAGAACCAGGAGACTCTGAAGACACAGACCGACCTGATCGTGATCAATTCGGTACTCGTGGGAGATCCGCAGGCAAAACAGGCCGCGATGCTGACGCTCGTCGACTGGCCGCAGGATAAACTGCGCCAGCAGAGCAAGAGTCGCTTCAAGGACCTGGATCTGCAGCTGGAAAGCGTCATGTTCTGGGGCTGGCCGTTGTATCTGAGATCGACCGAACCGGGCAGTCCGCAGAGTACATTTGAGATTGATGCCCATCGAACCTGGCAGCAAAGCTGGGGAAAACCGGTGGCGGTCGAGTCCTTCGATACCGATTTACCACCTAAGTACGCGGCACTGCGGAAGCCGACCTTTGACAGCAGCCTGCTCAATTTTTCCAAAGTCAAAAATGTTTATCGTGTCTCTTCAGGCGGGATCGTACCTGGCTGCGATCCGAACCGTCTGGCGACGCTTTCTGCCGGCGAGCAGGAACGGATTCAGGCCTATGTGAGCCAGCCTCAGATCGGAAAAGCGATCGCCGACAAGTTCGCGAAATCGAAGGCGGTTTCTTTCGACATGTCGAAAGGAAATCTGAGCGACTTTCTCAACAGCACTGCTGTTTCAGGACCCACCCGGGTGAATGTGACCGGACAGGGCGTCTGCTATACGGCTCCCATCAAGCTGGAAAACAAACAGGTGCAGTTGAATTTCGATACGCCTACTGGTGCGGCTCCTTTGATTGTGGAACTGAAGCTGCTGCCCTCCACTGGGAAGACGCGGTCGCGTGATTCCCGTAGTGCGGGAGTGGACTCTTTTATTTCTCTGAAGAACTCCACCCTGGCGATTCACGGTGGGAAATTTCGGATTTCGGCCGACCGGAAAGGTGTGGTCCCCCGGAATTTCGTTTCGCTGCAGAACAGCCAGCTGGCACTTGAAGATTCTGCCCTGGATGCGCTGCTGCTCAACGACAAACGGTTTCAGTCTGTTGTGCAGGTTGGCGGGGGAACGGGAAATCAACCGAACCAGGTGCTGTTGAGTCGCACCTATCTGTCGACTTCAGGAACGGTTGTTAATTCAGAGGCGACGCAGCTGGACCTGGAAGTCTCTGGAAGCCTGTTATTGAGCCAGAATGATCTGTTCGCGCTGGCGGTGAAGCCGTCGTCGAGTCCGCGGGTTCGGGTTTCTCTGAATCAAAGTACCCTGGCGCCTCGCGATTCCGTACTGGCTTTTAAGGAAAGCGACGGTTCTCAATCTACAGGAACCGCTGCCCGGGTGCTGGCGGAAGAATGTCTGTTTCTACCTGTGCCTGCCGCGTCAGGCGGTCGCTCTGACTCTTCCCGTTCCGCTTCCCTGCTCCGGCTCCCCCAGAGTCTGCAGAAGCAGGTACAGTGGTGGGGTTCGACTAATGGGTATATGGTAGAGCGGTTGCAGGCACTCGGGGAATCCGGCTCACTGTCTGCGGGGGCTGGCGGCGATTTTGAACAGACGCTCGCCCAGGTGTTCGGTGATCAGGCGGATCAACATGCACTGACGATGCCGGGCGGGGTTCTGCTGCAGGAACAGAAACTGCCTCCCCTGACGAAAATTCAGCCGGTTCACTTTCGGCTGCTGCCTGCCTGTAAGGCGGCGACCTGGTCAGACCTCAAACAGCCGCTGGGGGCCGATCCCGTTGCGCTGCAGGCGATGCTGGAAGGCAATCCGCAGGACCGGGCGAAAGCGGCCCGCAAGAAACGCTCGTTCTAAGGTCTCGCTTAGATATTCGAGAGCGTGGCGTGGGGGTGATCTTCATCCAGACGCGGAACGGTCAGCGTGAAACGGGAACCTTTACCGGCTTCGCTTTCGATGCTGATTTCTCCCCCATGTTCGCGGATGATTTTCTGACTGACTGCCAGGCCGATACCGGTGCCGCGGGCGCCCTTGGTGGATTCGAACAGGTTGAAGATTTTGCTGATCTGATCCGCAGGGATGCCGGGGCCATTATCGGAGACCATGATCAGGATCTGATCGGGTTTCGCGAGATAGCGGGTTTCCAGCAGAACGATCCCCTGCTCCAGTCCTTCGACGGCATCGATGGCGTTGATGACGATATTCAGGATCGCGCGATGAAGGCCTTCGTGGTCGAATACGCTTTCCGGCAGTTCCGGGTCCAGTTCGCATTTCAACTGAACGCCGCACTCTTCGGCACGGGCCTGCATCAGTTCGTGCACGTCTTTGACCGGCGTGTTGATGGAACCTGGTTCCAAGGCTGGCTTGCGTTCGGTACTGAAGGTCAACATGTCCATCACGAGGTGATAGATTTTGTTCTGGTTCTTCTCGACGATGTTCCACCCTTTACGGACAAGGTCTTCCTCAGACTTGTTGAGTCCCATGTCGATCAGGTAACTTCCGCCACGAACCCCTTGCAGGATGTTCTTGATATGGTGGCTCAGGGTGGCGATGGTCTGCCCCATGGCAGCAAAGCGTTCCGCTTTCAACATCGCATTCTGGAAGCGGTAGTTTTCAATGGCTAAAGCGGACTGACGACCGATGGCGACCAGGAGTCGCAGGTGTTCTTCGCTGAATTTTTCGACGGCGCCGTTCTTGAGCAGGACTTCGGGGTGGGAAGTCGTCGTGTCGACGTAGATGACGCCCATCAGTTCATGGCGGCCCTGCATAGGAACGCACATGGCTTCGCGAATGCCTGCCTGCAGAATGCTGCGGCCCCCTTCAAATCGTTGATCGCGCTGCGCGTCGGAGGTGCGGACCCCCTGTTTTTTGTTGAGTACGTAATCGACAATGCTGTGGGAGACCGGCATGCGTGCGCCGGACTTTTTCTCGGCACGACTGCTGAAGATCTGAGGTTGGATTTCACCCGACTGCGGGTCGGTGATCAGCATACAGCCCCGATCGGCGCCGACCGTATTGATGGTCAGGTCGAGGATGCGCTTGAGTAGTTCTTCCTGTGAAATTGTCGGGCTGACAGCGGCTTCTGCGATGCGGTACAGAGCCTGCAGGTCGTTTTGCACATCCTGCTGCTGGACTATTCCGGAGACATCTGCCGTGTCCAGTACCATGGAGTCAAACTCGTGATTGACTTCGTGGGTAATGCTGGACTGATTTGAATCCTCGCTGCTGATCAGGTCGATCTTTTCCGCCATGTAGCGGGAGTCTTCATCGATCGCCTGGCTGGAGAACAGCAGCAGACTGCGTCCGATCTGAATATGATCGCCGTTACTGAGCCGGGCGGATTGAACCTGGGTCCCGTTGACCATTGTTCCATTGGAACTGTTCTGGTCGGTGATGATGTAGGAGCCGTTCTTGAAGGAGATTGTGGCGTGCTGACGGGAGGCTTCCGTATCCAGAATCCGGATCTCGTTTCGCACTCCTCTGCCCACACTGGCAGGATCTGTTCCCAACTGGAAGCGGGTTCCGAGGTCCACTCCCTGGATAACCAGCAGGGTCGCTTTGCCCCCCTCTTGTGCGTTTTCTATCAGCCTTTTCATGGTCTCTGATTCTCAGTCGATGACTGGACCTGCTCATCAGGTAAACGTACGCTGCACCGAATTCCTGCAACCTGCGCGGTAATACATGAATTCAATGTGCAGTCTGTTTCAGTCGAGGAACGCCCGGGAAACGATTCCGTTTTCCTGAGTTCTCTGTGAAGGGAAATCCTTTACAGAAAAGCCCCTACGGAGAATCATATCTCAACCGGGAGCGCTGTTCAAATCCCAACATCCGTTTAGAGTGAGATCTGTCGGGAGAATCTGAGCGGACTACTGCTGAGATCGGGGCTGATTGAGCAGGCTTTCAATCGAATCGATCAGCTCTGCGTATTGAAATGGCTGGACCAGGAAGCGTGTGGACTGGTCAGTTTCGGGAGTGGCAGGAACTTTTACTGAACCGATGACAACTTTCGGGACTTCATTCCAGCCCGGCTGTGCTGAGGAAGAGGCGGCCAGGTCGTCACCGTGCAGAACGACAATGCTGGGCAGTTCGTTCTCGGTGATGACATCACCCGATTGTGGCTTGCGGATGCGATTAACGCGGCATCCCTGGGGTTCCAGGACTGCTTTCAGAACTTCTTCCGTTTCGTGTAATCCATCCAGGACGACAACATGTTGACCATTTACCACTTGAGGGTTCCTTCCCATGACCACGGTAAAGCCTGATGAGCTCCACAAATCCATTTGTCAATCAGGCAGGTCGGAAAGATAGCCTGTTCCAAAGTTTGTGTCAAAATCAGTTATGAGAGCTGAAATTGAGTTTTTGGAATTATGTAAACTTTACAACAGGACGTAGCGGTGAGTGGATTACCTGGTTTACCAGGCGGTCGGAGCCGGGAAGTTCTCGTTAAACATCGGTTCCTGGTTGATGTAGTCGTCTTCCCGTTTCATACTGTCCAGTTGAAGTTTACGCTGTTCCTGCTGGAGTTCTTCGCTGGAAATGGGGCCTCTGACTTCGGCCAGCGGTGCCACGTATTTGGGCTGTTTGACTTTTACGTCGGTCGGATAAAAGACGCCCCGGTCCTGTGGCGCAGCGGTTGCAGAGGCATCTGAGGCGGAAGCGATCGCAGTTTCAGGGTAGATTCGTTTGTGATAGGTGCTGCTGAAACCGGCGGGCTGATGATAGTCGGGAATGTTGCGGCACCCGACCTGCAGACAGGTCAGACCAAGCAGAATCAGCATGTATCTGCTGTATTGAGGCACCAGGATTCCCTTCCGAATAACAGAAAAAGCGGCCCTCAACTGGAGAGGGCCGCTTTCGTAATATCGGCGATTCAGGGGAAGGCTGTCGATTAAAAATCAGACAAATCCCGGAACCAGTGCTTAACCTTTGGCTGCCGCATAGCGTTTGGCGACTTCATCCCAGTTAATCACATTGAAAAATGCGGAGATGTAGTCAGGACGCTTGTTCTGGTAGTTTAGGTAGTATGCGTGTTCCCAGACATCCAGTCCCAGAATCGGGGTGTGACCTTCTGAAAGTGGTGTGTCCTGGTTGGGAGTGCTTTCAACAACCAGTTTGCCGCCATCGACGGAGAGCCAGGCCCAGCCGGAACCGAAGCGGGTGGCTGCAGCGTTGGCGAACTGTTCTTTGAAAGCATCGAAGCTGCCGAAGGTCGCGTTGATGTCATCACCAAGGTCACCACCGGGAGTTCCACCGCCGTTGGGGGACATGATGGTCCAGAACAGGCTGTGGTTCGCGTGTCCGCCACCGTTGTTGCGGATGGCAGTACGGATATTTTCGGGAACGGCGCTCAGGTCGCTCATCAGGTCTTCGATGGACTTGGAAGTCAGGTCACTGTGGCCTTCGAGTGCGTCGTTGGCTTTGGTGATGTAAGCCTGGTGGTGTTTGGTGTGGTGGATCTCCATCGTGCGGGCATCGATGTGAGGTTCCAGGGCATCGTAGGCATAGGGCAGGTCAGGAAGTGAGTAAGACATACGACAAACTCCTTTGTGTTTCGGTGTAATTAGTCTAAAGTTGTGAGTGACTTTACGTATATTGCCCGGCGTCTCAAATCCAGTAGATCATTAGACATAAACCGGATCTGTGTGCAAATACATCCTTCACCCCCATTGTAGAGGATTATCTGATTCTCACAACCAACTGGTCGATAAGTTTTCACATTGGCACCAGCAGCCTGCTTCCTGCCGATGTGCATAGTTGACGTTTAACCGGTGGGTTCTACAATAAAACCGTGCCGAAAAAAATTCGACAGAATTCTCCGGATTTGTAAAGGATCTGATTATGCACAGGAAAGCTCTGGTTGCTTTACCCGTATTCAATGAAGAACGTCATGTGATCGAGGTTTTGACCGAAGTCCGCAAGTACGCCGAGGCGATTCTGGTCGTCGACGATGGTTCTTCGGATCGGACTCCAGAGCTGCTCAAAGAAGTGTCGGGCATCGAAGTTCTCACGCATCCGGAAAATCGTGGATATGGTGCCGCTCTCAAAAGCGCCTTCGATTACGCGGTCGCGCACCAGGATGAATACGATATCCTGGTCACCATCGACTGCGATGGTCAGCACGAACCCACCCTGCTCCCGAATCTGGTCCAGCAGATTCGCGAACAGCCTGTTGACGAACCAATCGACATGCTTTCGGGCAGTCGTTATCTGAAGCAGTTTGATGGTGCCAGTATTCCTCCCGAAGATCGTCGGCAGATTAACGTCGCCGTCACGCGTCGGATCAACGAACAGCTGGGCTTTGATCTGACGGATGCCTTCTGTGGTCTGAAGGCGTACCGGGTCGAAGCACTGGCAAAGTTCAACGTGACCGATCTCGGCTACGCGATGCCGCTGCAACTCTGGGTTCAGGCCGCTGCCCACGGAATGAAGATTGTTGAATTCCCCGTTCCGCTGGTCTACCTCGAAGAAGAACGCAGCTTCGGTGGTTCGCTCGATGATGCGATCAAACGCAAAGCATATTACGATGAAGTGCTCGACCGGGAAATGCAGGCAGCCGGGCTGACCTGCTGT
This window harbors:
- a CDS encoding S41 family peptidase gives rise to the protein MAVTTTVSYADPGPLPIVIPVTQTQAVAKGEEFERTRQWIKAIEHYEEALKEWPDNDSIKYGLRRAKIHFGIDRRYHDDSFNKVLLVQSRRESFILYDEILAKIQSHFVDALSTTSFVAHGTESLYLALANDEFVKVHLKNVPPEKIRKMRRILRENYWNKGVNGFHGAHQLINEVCDLSYQTLGLRDSAVIAEYTFGGCNALDDYSSFLTPERLGDLYDNIEGEFVGIGIEMKAEIGEGMLLINVLPESPAENAGVLAGDHIVSIDGTDCRHMTTDAAANLLRGTSGSQVVLELESPKTEQVRTARVTRKAVQVRSFPIVKIIDQENGIGYIKMTGFQKTSAAELDAALQKLHGEGMRALIWDVRGNPGGLLSAAVEVLDRFIDEGKLVSTKGRVSDQNWSYTAHRPGTWKIPLVLLVDENSASASEIVAGALTDHRRATVVGRKTYGKWSVQSIFPIRGSTGLRLTTAKFYSPHGNTYGKIGIKPGITVEKDELRTAMYGASQEQKLAADSDIKRGLQILQRQYAVTP
- a CDS encoding WD40 repeat domain-containing protein, translating into MMDERAAWLTQGKGITPSLRWSFSTEAPLLALDLARETGEILAADISGGLYLLDRQGQFLHLNRGIRDVQLVHWSDHGKRGAAIYSDNNICCFDRDLNVTWAISFSVECLAIAMDSYGDYVAVSLASGKTILIDSQKKKVASFETMKPLSYLEFQMTEPRLMGAAENGLVCCYDLEGNCLWTEKHWSNCGGLAMSGDGQRIYLAGFNYGILIFDHEGDSAGTLVFEGTPKVLACDFQGNRIVTATIEQELYWLNQEGKLLWGGIIPDEAIEVACDPFGQWCVCGAKSGLVQCLDWSDSL
- a CDS encoding serine/threonine-protein kinase produces the protein MAKRNKDTPEKKKRQSARVPKLDSLGKYLIEKEIGAGGMGAVFLARDTTLNRLAALKILPRDKAENPVLVKRFKAEGQAAAHLRHENIVSVYDAGEEDGYLYIALEYVEGTDLHNMISKRTRLPVRRSLEIITQVTEALAHAYQQGIVHRDIKPANILIRQDGVVKLTDLGLARSIDDNTETSITRAGTTVGTVDYMAPEQARDSKAADIRSDIYSLGCTWYHMLTGRAPFSEGSLTNKLAAHATTPPPDPRELNERVPEGIVAIIHRMMAKSKNDRYQTPEELLEDLKDPNLKRSNVDNNVLEALASDESDGEQPTREVDIILPADSSDFQINQFIPDYNSQPDEDDDDHADGGNRLSTSFDLQQLAGEVELESEVTVPGLKRSPKSTPEKKNEKKASRSKSGPQKTVDRSRTRQPVDEPEEGSVISDSAMKTRKANRTRKSEPDSSQGKRSRPAAAGKKPSRPQPTKRSSGARKSVRETSPVMNGDADANESEISFDYRQIGLVLGGLLLVIILIWWAVSSMGSGSAPQQGPGSNPFDPNAEAPAPAENTAVAAADEPKADAEAEKETEQTSTEVTKTEEKPAGSQWEEVAVRGQEKQFLPSWGKGFSALTGANASQPESQLTLLKVAHGSSAQGIYSSLDDALAEVANRGAVIRLYGPGPFSMSPQRLAGISQLIIMAADSSEKQPTVILTPEGGSDSQTISDYLSFSGGLLRLQGIHFLCDAGRLTGNGDCNLLALNQSDLTVQECSFSLTGTGTREFRLINSTGVPRTETDRPEGESRILLENCVVTGRKLEVVRVDQPYSDVMVSNCYFSVTEAPCLELAALNPNLNISSVLQARKVPRTLRVFSSTLVSDQSIFELIGPVAKQAPPAAENQETLKTQTDLIVINSVLVGDPQAKQAAMLTLVDWPQDKLRQQSKSRFKDLDLQLESVMFWGWPLYLRSTEPGSPQSTFEIDAHRTWQQSWGKPVAVESFDTDLPPKYAALRKPTFDSSLLNFSKVKNVYRVSSGGIVPGCDPNRLATLSAGEQERIQAYVSQPQIGKAIADKFAKSKAVSFDMSKGNLSDFLNSTAVSGPTRVNVTGQGVCYTAPIKLENKQVQLNFDTPTGAAPLIVELKLLPSTGKTRSRDSRSAGVDSFISLKNSTLAIHGGKFRISADRKGVVPRNFVSLQNSQLALEDSALDALLLNDKRFQSVVQVGGGTGNQPNQVLLSRTYLSTSGTVVNSEATQLDLEVSGSLLLSQNDLFALAVKPSSSPRVRVSLNQSTLAPRDSVLAFKESDGSQSTGTAARVLAEECLFLPVPAASGGRSDSSRSASLLRLPQSLQKQVQWWGSTNGYMVERLQALGESGSLSAGAGGDFEQTLAQVFGDQADQHALTMPGGVLLQEQKLPPLTKIQPVHFRLLPACKAATWSDLKQPLGADPVALQAMLEGNPQDRAKAARKKRSF
- a CDS encoding ATP-binding protein, translating into MKRLIENAQEGGKATLLVIQGVDLGTRFQLGTDPASVGRGVRNEIRILDTEASRQHATISFKNGSYIITDQNSSNGTMVNGTQVQSARLSNGDHIQIGRSLLLFSSQAIDEDSRYMAEKIDLISSEDSNQSSITHEVNHEFDSMVLDTADVSGIVQQQDVQNDLQALYRIAEAAVSPTISQEELLKRILDLTINTVGADRGCMLITDPQSGEIQPQIFSSRAEKKSGARMPVSHSIVDYVLNKKQGVRTSDAQRDQRFEGGRSILQAGIREAMCVPMQGRHELMGVIYVDTTTSHPEVLLKNGAVEKFSEEHLRLLVAIGRQSALAIENYRFQNAMLKAERFAAMGQTIATLSHHIKNILQGVRGGSYLIDMGLNKSEEDLVRKGWNIVEKNQNKIYHLVMDMLTFSTERKPALEPGSINTPVKDVHELMQARAEECGVQLKCELDPELPESVFDHEGLHRAILNIVINAIDAVEGLEQGIVLLETRYLAKPDQILIMVSDNGPGIPADQISKIFNLFESTKGARGTGIGLAVSQKIIREHGGEISIESEAGKGSRFTLTVPRLDEDHPHATLSNI
- a CDS encoding superoxide dismutase; this encodes MSYSLPDLPYAYDALEPHIDARTMEIHHTKHHQAYITKANDALEGHSDLTSKSIEDLMSDLSAVPENIRTAIRNNGGGHANHSLFWTIMSPNGGGTPGGDLGDDINATFGSFDAFKEQFANAAATRFGSGWAWLSVDGGKLVVESTPNQDTPLSEGHTPILGLDVWEHAYYLNYQNKRPDYISAFFNVINWDEVAKRYAAAKG
- a CDS encoding glycosyltransferase family 2 protein, which codes for MHRKALVALPVFNEERHVIEVLTEVRKYAEAILVVDDGSSDRTPELLKEVSGIEVLTHPENRGYGAALKSAFDYAVAHQDEYDILVTIDCDGQHEPTLLPNLVQQIREQPVDEPIDMLSGSRYLKQFDGASIPPEDRRQINVAVTRRINEQLGFDLTDAFCGLKAYRVEALAKFNVTDLGYAMPLQLWVQAAAHGMKIVEFPVPLVYLEEERSFGGSLDDAIKRKAYYDEVLDREMQAAGLTCCASDCCNDRTDSFSE